TTCCTCATTCATGAAACATTATAAGATTCAAGGAGACATGTTTTGATCTTTGACCTTGTCATAGATTTTTTGAATTGCAAATGTTCTTCCACAAGTTCTTCTCATAGATGTTAAAGAGATAGTCCTTTATCATGAAGTCTTGTGACTTTTAACTTGTTAGCATCATAGATGGACTATGGTTATAGTAAACATAGGAGAACTTGTTTGGCCTCACCTTATTCACATGTCTTTCCTTCAAACTTAGCCTCTTTCATCCCTAAATGGTGGTAGGGTAGAGTTCACATATTGGATTGCATGTTAGACTGTTTTTCGTAGCTCTAACTAAGAAAAAAAGTGTTGGTTTATACACACCACAATAAATCAGAGTTGGATAAATTTTATAAGCATGACAATTGAATATGGGAGTGAAGTAAAGCAATTTCTTGAAATTGTAATGATGAATGTTTTAGATAATAATGGAAGATTCTATTGCCCCATGTGTTAATTGTTCGAAAGAGTGAAAACTGCCAATTGAAGTTATTCAGGAGCATATTCTTTGTGATGGTTTCCTAAAAAGCTACACAAAGTGGACATGACATAGTGAATTAATGACATGCCAACTTTAGAAATGTCTtaagtaaaagtaaaagaagTTGATTCAAAGATGAGTGATCGGCTAGTGCAAATGATTCGTGATGTTGGACATGATTCTTTCTAATGTGCTCATATGTTGAGTAACATGTTTCATGAAGGTAACATTGTTAACACTCCATTTTTTTTCTCcgtttttctttgtaaaaattcatttagtttcttttagtttgtaaaTTTCTATAATTAggttatattttactttttgtacaaaaattgGAGTCTTTAGAAAAaccatttaaaatttgtttttagtagtgttttaatgtaaataatacTTCTTTAATCCGTTTCTCTATTTTTCAGCTTTGCAATTAAGCCCTTGGACTCACTTGGATTCATTTATCAAAATCGCACAGCTTAGTCTAGAGATTATGCGTGCCATTTGAATTAGAATCATTCTTGTGATATCTGATTCAATTAATTGGTcttattttttccttattttcataCATGTAGCCAGTACCCATTTAGAAGTTAGGCATCCTTTACATATTTTCTGCATCAAAAGGAAGTTAGTAGTTTCATTTCATAGTGCACACCTTCTGATTTGTTTTCTTTGCATGCTTCAATTCTAATTCTGAATTTGTTCATTGTCATGTTGGTCATGGTTTCAGGCTTTACAATTTTTCCTATACAATACATTACATACATCATCATGTTCATCTTAATTGAATCAATCTAGGTGCATAGTTTCTGAGTTTACAGCGCAATACATGTTGATGTCACATTACTTAGTTTCGACTAATTTGAATGTGTTCTTTGTTTCCATGCATGTCATTTAGGTTAGCTTGCACCTTTTATTGATTCATTGTATTGTTCATTGGTTCAAGTTGTCATGTTGTAAGACccagaaaaatataaagttatggGAAAGATGTTGTAAACGTTGTTTGTTTAAGTGTATCCTAATAAGAAATTGTATATTTATCATAAGTGATACGTCTGTTGGTGATATGAATCTGTAGTCATGTGTTGAATTCCTGTTCTATGTATAAAATGTtcttatttatgtattttactATGCTATTTATTGACgtgattaatttataaatacatgtgtgtgtgtgtgtggggtGGGGGGTTTGTTGTGTATGGTTATAGTAAAGATGAATGTGATAGTTGGATTGGTTGATGTGGTTGCTTGATGCATGAGGTAGAGAGTTCCAACtatatgttgttttatgtttttgctatcacggttttgttttatgaatgaGAGTGTCTTAGTTTCTTTGAATGAAAATGCCTTAGTTTCTTTGAATATGGACAACACATGAGACTGACTTTAATTAAAGTAGGGAATCCGAATTTTTAACGTGCCAATCTTAAATGTTATATCAGACTTTTGTTTTAAATGTGAGTGAAAGTccgaaaagaaaatgtgtaatTAGGTTTGATCAGACATTAACATAGAATATTCTAGAAAGAATTAAGGGAAAGAAGGTGGCAACAAGTTAGGTTTAGAGGGTTGAATATTAGCCGTGAGTTGTCTAACATCCCATTTAAGATGTTacgaatataatataaaaattctaatacgcgaaaaatttagaaaatatagcattgtgaaaattttatatcaaattaaaactaaaatttatttttttaaagggacaacaattataaaaaagttaaattaaatatatatatatatatatatatatatatatatatatatatatatatataaaagtatatgaACTCAAACTTGAATATTAAGAAATTATTCTATTcaacttattaattttaatttgtttctgttgttttttgttgaacaatttgtgttttatttttcattagatttaataatcacatttaaactctaattaacatgattttaaacaaatttatatagattttaaagttagtttaaaaatattttcataaatatttaataacaatgttaattttaataaaaataacagcatatgaataataaaaaaattgttacatttaaataaaaagacaatATTGTtccatttttaaaagttaatactaaattaaataaaaaaataaatatgaaaactaaattaacaCTATGTCACGTTACATTATTACTATTACATCACACTATTAATACGATGTCATACTTATTGTGCCACATGACATAACTTTGAAATGTATGtgaaaataaaatccaaacaaaaaattaaattattttaaaaaaataaaaaaatcacaaatgaCAGTGAATTTAACACTATctataaaatactaataaaaatgaccaaattgcatcattttttcataaatcagaaccaaattgacacaaaaaaaatagtaaatgacCATCTTGACATTTTGGGACAActagataaataattaaacataatcaGAATGAAAGAAAAGGGTAGTAATTTGCATATAGAATTTCTTCTCCCAAATATGTATGGATCAAATGAATGCATGTTTGACGAGTCTCCTAGAAGTTAGGTcctttaatataaatattttagtaatataaaaaaatttacttacacTAGTGATGAGGAATGCCCTTTGGCGACCAATAatcacaagtttttttttataaaaaagggAGGTTATTTATTACAAGCAAAAAAAGTGTTGCTATTATTAACGACAGAGCCAATCAAGAATAGTTTAGCAGATAATAATTATCATACAAACGGTTCCTCAGAAGAACCTGGACTAGGAGCTTGGCAGTTTCAGATACTAGATTTGCCTCCTTTTGAGTACACAATAGAATTCCAAGATGGGTTCCGGGGAAGAAATGTGTCCTGCAAAACAGTAGAAATTCTTAAAAGACCAAAACGtgaacataaaaaatacattcatgTTCAAAATTCGAACACAATGAACTTGTACAttctttcttatatattatttatcttgttTATTAACTTTCAACTCACTTATATTTCTCACCTCAAAGCATAATCACAATACAATAAGTACAATGGTGAGCTAACACCAagatataaaatacatttatcacACCTTAATTCAGAAAACTCAATATcaatataagtttttaattcAGAATAACTAATGACAAATACAATTAGACCTGACTCAacatctaaaacaaaaaaaaaaatattcaattatatcttttatgATATTAGGATATTTGTTATCAAAATCCCTCTTCCTCATACTTTACTAAACCAATGTTCAGCAAAAATATTGTGTCATCTAACTCACTACAAAAACTGTGTAGAATCAGACATTAGACACGACTATACTTAATAGTTAAGACAAGTGAGTTACATATCCTCGAACTTCAGGATATAAGGGTTATCAAGTTTCTATTTCAGACTAAGTATAGTAGTATTAACCCTAAATTCTCTGATAGAGTTACTGATAGGCGGATCAGGCCTGCATATCTTTGTCCAGATCTTATTTGTTGGATAtgtttaaaatacatataaaaaattataagaaaaaagtaCTTCAAAAAAGTGCTGCGAAGCTAAGACTATTGCTTATTGGTGTAAAGTTAATAATTCTGTTTTATGAATTTGTATTGTACTTTGGGTAAGACTTTATTACCCATATTCTATAAGACAACACAATACAAACAAAGCTTTCCATTAAATTCATAGACATGCCTTTAATCCGTGGCAAGCTATACTTTGTCTTGCAGTTCTATAGTTACCAGCTAACCAACTTTCAGGCGTTATAAATTATCCATAGGTGTAGCTTCTGATATGAATACTTCAAAACAACCAAATTCTGTAGTACTGCAGTTCTATATACTGGATCTAAACTGGAGTTTATGATGCTTAGCTCCCTAATTGTGCCCCAAAATCATAGTCAGGGACCATTTTAAAACCTTGTTACAAAGCAAAGAGCTTGGGGGCCAATGGCGCTCATAATTGAGATTGCTTCTATTCGCACATAAATCTTACAAATTACAACCAATTGACGTTGTCTATTCAAGACAAAGACAACAATTTGCTGCTAGGATTCCTCAACCCCTGCCATTCAAGTTGAGAATCAAGAAAACCATCAAGGATAATTGAAGAATACAGTTTCGATGATGGAATGTTGGTAAAGCAAAGCATAGCAATAAACCTACATTTTTCTTCCCAAGTAGACAAGAGTTGCCTATGCAGGGCAAGATCCACACACTAAAGTGAAGGGCTCGGAAATGTAAAGAAAACTCCTCAATTTATAAACAAACATATCCCAGTATCAAAGACTCCTCAATTTGCAGATGTAAAGAAGAAGGTACTAGTACGCAACCAACCTTCCCCTCTCTTAAGCAAAGAGACTGTTTCTGAATTCAAACCCATGACCAACCGATCACCAAGCCACAACCTTACCTTGAGTCAAAGCTTACCCTGGTTATCATTTTTTGTTGATACATGTAGTTTGACACTTTGTCCTTTAACCCAATAGGAGGAGATTACTTGAATGTGAAACAAGAACATCCAGATACCTCCTAGTTATACCAAAAGAGCTCACCCTAAATATTAAGATTCAATCTACAGATAAACCCTTAAAACCCTCTCATGCCATATCAATGAACTTATGAAAACAAGCATACAGaggaaacaaaaagaaagaagaagcaaaagggTATAATCTAATCTAACGATAAAGTTAGGTCCTTACAGAGACATAGGAACAGGTCGGGATGACGATTAAGGAGTGCGATTGGGCATGTTGAAAGGCAGCGACGCAAAGGTGGGAGGCCAAGCCAAAACCTCTCTTGGAAGGGGGCACAAAGGTGTGGACCAAATCCATGACCTTCCCCTTCTCTCTCAACACGTACTCCAAAAACGCCTCCTTGTCCTCTGTCTCGAACCTCTGCAAAGCTTCGTCCCATACGATATTGTTACTCTTCCCACCATCACCCTCACCCTCTGCATTGCTCCTCGTCGCCATTTCCACACTCTTTCCACCCTCCCCTCACTATAATGTGTTATACTTTGGAAATTGggtttaaatgtgttttttctCAACGTAATATACCATTTCAGAAACAATACTTTGACAGTTTTCACTTTTGACAATCATTTGACACGTGGgcctcaattttttttattttcattaagggtaattttagaattttacaTAATGAAGTAGCCGCTCCTTCATGAACGTGTATCCGCATAAGTCTTTTCTCTTCCATGCACTGCCCCTAGGTAGTTATTGCAATGGTTTAGGAATGCAACACCCTTTCTCTCGTTTGTTCCACAATCCTTAAATCAAATAAGGAGGAGTGGGAGAAAACTCGATCTACAATTATATTTGATGATTGGATAGATAGAAAAATACATTTGATTTGCAACTTCTTGGTGAATAGTCCTAaagaaatgatttttctttattcattgGACACTTCAGACATATCAAAAACAGtgataaagttttcaaaatgttaGACGATGTTGTTAAGTTTGttggagaagaaaatgttgTTCAAGTTGTGACTGATAATACTGCAAATTTCAAGGCAACACATTGTATTGGACTCCATGCGCAACACATTGCATTGATttgatatttgaatattttgaaaaaaatttaaaggtCCATGAATTGACAATTAAGAAGGGAAGAAATATTACCATTTACATTTACGGAAGATCAATGTTGATTTCCTTGTTGAAAAAGTTCGTTAAAGGTAGAGACTTGATAAGACCGGGTGTGACTATATTTGTCACAATTTATTTAACTCTTGTTTGTCTTCATGAATTGAAAAGCATCATTGTTGACCATGTTTAGCTCTGAAGTGTGAAAGACAACCAAGTTTGGAACTTCACAAGAAGGCAGAAAAATAGAATATGTAGTATTAGATAGTCGATTTTGGAAGAATGTCTCCACATGCCTGAAAGTTGCTGCTCCTCTTATGGTGGTCTTAAGATTAGTACACTCAGATGTAAAATCCGCAATGGTTTTCATTTATGAAGAGATGGATTGTACAAAAAAGAAGATTAGgcctaattttaataatatcaaaaataggtcaattttcaaacttttactcattcaatatttaattacttatgtgtgaaattatttttgataTAGCATAATTGATGTAGTTATGAAGAGGTTTGGAGAATAATTGATGATCGATGGTATAATCAACTTCATAGGCCTTTGCATGCAAATGCCAATTTTCTGAACCTCATTTCCACTATGAACCTATCTTTAGATATGATGAGGGTGAAGAGGTGAAAAAAGGATTGTATATTTGCATGAGAAGATTGATACGAGATATggtagaaaaaagaaaaattaattcacAAATTATTGAATTTCATTATGGTAGAGGACTTTTTGGAATTGAAGATGCAAAGGAGTGTACAAAAGAGTTAAATCCTAAGGAATGGTGGGACATGTTTGGTGATGGAACTCCAGAGTTGAAGAGATTTGTTATTCGAATTCTAAGCTTGACTTGTAGTTCTTCTGGATGTGAGCGTAAATGGAGCTTATTTGAAatggtaatttaaattatttttaatttataaatttctttattttatatattcactaaaaatattatatttcattttaggtTCATACAAAGAGAAGGAATTGTTTGCATCAAAACAAGATGAATGATTTAGTTTATGTGATGTATAACTCCAAGATGAAAAGTAGACAAATTCGAAAAACTGTATCTCTTCCATTTCATGACATCAAATCAGATGATGAATGGATAATTGAAGAGGCagatgatgttgttgagatTGAACGAGTTGAAAGTGAAAATGTTCACTTAAATGGAGCAACAATAGATCCTGCTCTAGATGCTCTTGATCTTGATAACATAACATTTGGGGACAATGAGGATGCTCAACATTCATCAAAGGAAGAGTtagatgaggatgatgatggaGATGATGATGCCATTATTAGAGGATTAAAGGATTAGGCATAGAGACTTTGACATTTCAATTAatgttttacattatatttCTATGAACAATATTTCTATGAACttatgtatttgaatttatataattttattatcttatttgGATTAggatgttatttatattttttttcatgcaaaGTAAACTCTTACGAGTTTACGAGTCGAGTTGATGAGTCGAGTTTATTGGACTCTcacgagtttacgtaaactctcgaGTTTGACAACCTTATTCTaaattccaaaaaaatatacaacCAAGAAAAACTGTCAACAGTTCTTAGGCTTTGAAATCTGCTTTCAGTCAACTTTTCCTTTATACACATAATTGTTATGTCCTGCTTCTCCTCCCTAAATAACTTATTAACAATTCCACCTACATCATTTTCTAAGTCAACATTTTCACCATATTACATAAAcctaagaaaaaacaaacatcaTGAACTGTAAGAGGGACTCAATTCTCCTTAATCCTAAAAGTCTTTTCACCAACATTCCACCtactaattaattttacaaGTACAAGACTATAAATTATCACATGTTATACCATATCCACTATCCATTTAAAAGATGTGGCCTTCATGCACTCCTTTTGAAATGACTTTAGACAACCATTCAAATCAACTATAGGTTGTGTGTGTACTCTGTGCCTAACTCTAAGTGTAACTTGTAAGTGTAAATCAAAACATAGATTCATACATTGAATACAATAATCAAAGTATTGAATATTAATATACACAGTTAGGCCTAACTCGAAGTGTAACTTGTAAGTGTAAATCAAAGCATAGGTTCATACATTGAATACAATAATCAAAGTATTGAATATTAATATACACAGTTAGGCCTAACTCTAAGTGTAACTTGTAAATGTAAATCAAAGCATAGGTTCATACATTGAATACAATAATCAAAGTATTGAATATTAATACACACACTTAGACGATACATACAATTCCCCTTTCGTGTTTGTCCATTATAGTATATCctacacattttaaaaaaaatatattatctctCAACTTCAAAACCAAATTTTCATTAGTGCAATTGGGTCTGTGTCCAGGCTCAACAAGGTATGGTCGAGCTCAATGACGTGTTTGTCTTGGCTCAATGCCCTCTTGTCGACCTCAAGTTCATATTTGTCAAAATAATGTGCCCCGACCTCATCAAAATAGTCTGGCATCATGGGGACAAATTGAGTTCGGATTCGTGGCACCCAACCTCTCCCAAAAGTTAGGAATACTTACTTGGTCAagcaaatataaaacaaatataaggCCACCAAATATAGGTCTCTAAAAAAGATCCCAAAGTCATCTCCAAAACCTAAATGACGctaagagagaaaatgaaaaatcgAAACACAAAAGATACTCTCACaactgtgaaaaaaaaaaaccatgaaCACTCACAATCCAACAAAACCACGAATACCCACTATCGAATAAAACAACGAACAcccataattaaaaaacaaactaCCAACACCCACAATCCAACAAGGAAGCACCAATATCCACAGTTCAACCAACAATCACAATCTTCAATACTCTTTCGCAGCTTTCGAAACCCTAAATGCAACACCACAACTTCTCTTTTGACCTCACTCCAACACAACCAGCGAGAATGAAAAACTTTTAGAAATACCATTCAATATCAAAGGATTTGACCTTACCAGTTTACTttcctttataaaaaaattgaggtGGCAGCATTTTCGTATAATATGACGAGACAACGTGTCAAATGTATTTGACACGGAGACGTGATAACGTACCTGTACTTTTCTTCTCTGTACGTCTGGGAACAGAGTCGTGACTAGGTTAAATAAGTGCGTTCGACTTCGCGCAATACATGCACCCGATAGGTGTCCGTATCCACAACGCTTCCAACGCAAGAAAGCGCGCGCGGTAGGTCGTGTCGGAGCTTTATAACATGCAAGTTGTATTGTACATCTCTATAAATGATATTATCACATATCTATAGTGCACACGTCATATACATGTGAATAATGTATAAAAGGCACATTTAGAAGTCTTTAATATTAGATTCCCACTGCCACGAGGCAACATATATTGCTTAGGTACCCGAGGTTCTTTGGTCTTGGAATGTGACACATTTTCTTCCTTTCCCTAAATTAATTGTTATCTTCTCACAAGAAGGTTAAACAACCATTTCATTCTGTTCAAATAGGGTTGTAAACCTGAGAATAATCCTATGGAAGTTCATATTGCAACAAAGGTAGGATAAGTCATCAATAGTTTTAACTTGTACAAACAAGGTATATTGTATCAATAATTTCCACTGATTCTGCACAACAAAAAAGTATCAAATCACTATGCAGCCATCCAAATATGAAGTCCATAGGAAAATACTAGATAAAACTGATGGAGTTTGGATACAAGGTTTGTgtatgaaaataaatgaaataatagcAATATACTAAAGACAAATATCTCCCATTTCAAATACAGGCCTGATAATAAAAATCACTGGACTACCAAGTATCACTGAGTTGGCTCGTTTTAATCAGCACGAGATTGGCCAGCCCGAGATGAGAGGATGATACCCACAATGAGGCCATAAAGAGCAAGAGCTTCAGcgaaaatcaaaataagaatcatACCAACAAACAGCTTCGGCTGCTGAGCATTAGCCCTGACAAAACAAATCATTTTAGTGTTCAAGTATTCGATCAGTTAACAATTACACATATTACATAGCTCTATAAAGCAAACTATAATTTTAGCTGGAAAATGCAAAAGCACACACATATATGCACACAAGAAGGTAGAAAATCGATATGGCACGgcataaaacaacaaaaaatagcGAATCGCACAAAAGGGAATAAATTAAGTATTcaaataaacattaaacatCTGAAAATGGCGGCAGAAGCAGGGTTATTTACATGAACCATCCATGGTCAACAACTATATAAAGAGGGAGAAGAGTAACAGCAGCTGAATTTCAATAAACATATCTTTTAGTCGGAAAAGAACATAAAATAGAGTGTAAATTGCAAATTAGATTCTACATTAGATAATTATCTCCACAAgcaacaaattaatttatgaattgcCTTTCTAATAACAACCACTTAAAAAGGCAAAAGTAGGTTTCGTTGACACAACATAAAGGGTGGAAAGTCAATATAGCCATCTCATCcctaattttgataatattttaccCTTTCAACGTAAATAACATGTTAAGTAGAAAGAGACACATCAGATTTATTTCATCAGCTCAATCCACTTATTCACACAAGGAacgtgaataaaatattttacaagtCCACAAGTTAATAAAGACaagataaattaagaaattctgATATTACACTCGAACAACATATAATGAACAAACCAATACACAACATTTCGCAGCAGGAATTGAACTAAGCAGCAATTTCCACAAGCAGATATTTTGAAATAGTCCAATACATCTATTTAGCCCGcattaataattactaatttcCACGTCAGCAAAAAGAAAGCCTCATGTAAGCATATATAGAAATGATCATACAAAATCCATTAGAAAAAACAGAATATGTGCAATGCAGCTAACCTTAGGTGAGGAGCACCGCATAGTTTTCATAGAAGTAAACTAAATAGCACACTGATTCTAAAAAATGTCCCCCCTCTTAAACTTTAATGTAGTCCCTGATTTTAACGAGTTAAACATCTAAATCACAAAAACATGGTTCATACTCCTTTATAACATTTTTCAGGATCAATAAGAAACGGTTTGAACAACAAAAGCGAACTGAAGAATATAATAGCACAAATCAAGGACAAAATTGTAAACACAACACATTTCAATGCTGTGAATAATGTGAAAGGTTGCTCACCAGTTATTATTAAACAACAAGAAATATATGACTTTTAAATCATTGCTAAGCACTATATACTCTACAAAACAACAATCTAATCAATTTCGTTGCTTGCAGTAATGAAAGAAACGAACGGACAAAACTTAGATGCAATTGTATTGTTCTCCAATCAGAACTGGAAATTTTCCTAGATAATCTATGCAGGCTTTACATGCAAATTTTTCTTACATGAATTAGTAAAGTAATTAGAgaacaactttaaaaaaatactaaacatGTAAGTTCTatgctatttatttttaatttcccaTAAGTATCCTTCTCCAAAAGCAATCTTATTCAAGATAGGTCGAGCACCAAATGTGAATACCTCTGCCAGCGGGAGTTCAAACCTTGATTCATCACATTATGGGAGACAAATCTTTTCCCCAAGACCCAATCCCACATCATCTTacatgaataattaattatattttgcaCACTATTTCAAAGGTCTTACTCTTTAAATTTGGGTTTAGGCATATTTCAACTAGGAAAACTAACTCATGAACAAGGTATACACCAAATTTATATACACACTATTTCGACCATATCAGCATTCAATATGAAAGTGAGATTTGTGTCCCACATATACGCGTTACTTTCATCATATTAGAATCCATATGAGATTTCCAATAATTACTACAGTTTCTATTCTACAAGTGCCCATAGGTATGAGGAGGAGTTACCTAACACCAGCATCCCCAACAATTCCAATGGCCATTCCAGCAGAGAGGCCAGCAAGGCCACAGGCAAGGCCAGAGGACAAGTGGGCATAACCATCAAAGAGATAGTAAGACTTAGCCTTGGGGTTTATCCCGGTGCTAATGATAACCGCAATAATCAACCCATAAATACCCAACACTCCAGCCATAACCACCGGCACTATCGACTTCATCACAAGCTCCGGCCTCATCACACCCATCGACGCGACTCCCACCCCACTCTTCGCAGTTCCGTACGCTGCTCCCATACCTTTCAATCATCAAAAGGCaacaaattaaatcattatcatcattattattaaattgacAAACCAAGGAGAGAGAGAGTGACGAACAGGAGAAAACGAGAGCCGCGGCAGCGCCGAGGAAGCCGAAGAAAGGAGCGGTTTCGTCGCCACTGAAACCTGCCATGGTTAGATTTGATTCCTCTGCTACGGTGTTGAAACTTTCTCTCCTTGTTCTttgtggaagaagaagaagaatgatgAAATTGATTGGGTTTGTGGAGATCAGATCAAAGTGTAGTGAGCAAATGaattttgaagaagaaattattatttGGATTGGTACAGGTGGAGACAGATTGCGGTGTGAGAGCGTTGGGTCGTGTTGGGATTTTACTCTAATGCCCTTTTTCTGTTCCGAGGGCTTTTGTTTTATCTTACTGTAATAATGGGCCCGCCCTCAATATAATGTAGTTGACAGGGAGGGCTTGGCTTCTCTCTTGCTTGGGCTAAATTATGCAATTCCCGTTgccaaaatcagaaaaaaaaaaagaataatttatgtttccaaaaatttgaattacacAAAAATTACATGTGCATAAAAGACTATATAGAATTCTTTCTCATCTTACCTCATTTTGGATCATGAATTTTGTAGACGACTTAATGGTATTTTGATTGCTCATTTCTTTTGAAGAGTGCATCCTCGTTTATGAGAGGGGAA
This window of the Vigna angularis cultivar LongXiaoDou No.4 chromosome 7, ASM1680809v1, whole genome shotgun sequence genome carries:
- the LOC108338688 gene encoding V-type proton ATPase 16 kDa proteolipid subunit; the protein is MAGFSGDETAPFFGFLGAAAALVFSCMGAAYGTAKSGVGVASMGVMRPELVMKSIVPVVMAGVLGIYGLIIAVIISTGINPKAKSYYLFDGYAHLSSGLACGLAGLSAGMAIGIVGDAGVRANAQQPKLFVGMILILIFAEALALYGLIVGIILSSRAGQSRAD
- the LOC108337610 gene encoding acetyltransferase At1g77540-like, with translation MATRSNAEGEGDGGKSNNIVWDEALQRFETEDKEAFLEYVLREKGKVMDLVHTFVPPSKRGFGLASHLCVAAFQHAQSHSLIVIPTCSYVSDTFLPRNPSWNSIVYSKGGKSSI